From the Streptomyces syringium genome, one window contains:
- a CDS encoding SpoIIE family protein phosphatase: MRLFSESPEDPFSIDRAASAVVDHRGTVVGWGRRAEELLGHRADEVLGRPAIEVLVDPGDRDRVTEAAAACLRAQGWFGVVPVLHRDGHRVRMGVRGRCVAREGPFAEWFLVGAPAEDVVQWETDRAVLEALFRRSPIGLAVHAPDLRVLRVNRAIAGIGGISPEDTRGHRIGDFLVAEDAETIDARLRQVLETGHPMIFTEQSCRLLTAPCRERFVSVSAFRLEDSTGEVLGVTQLVEDVTEGHRARLRLALINEAGARIGTTLDVGTTARELVEVLVPELADCATVDLLEPVSRGEEPSQDGFGPVRREAAKSVVARAEKVLHPVGGLIHFAPDTPQGRCLAEKRPVLVAHVEGGLGMSTVAQERAAGAAALGVHSVMMVPLAARGLVLGFVTLWRAHNPEPFESDDLTLADEFAARAAVCIDNARRYTRQHQAALSLQCRLLPGELPELSAVDVAHQYIPAGAVEGVGGDWFDVIPLSGARVALVVGDVIGHGLDAAATMGRLRTAVHTLAELDLDPEEVLSHLDDLVHRLAAEQEVNSRDFPNDQVTGASCLYAVYDPVSGCCSLARAGHPPPALVTPEGQVSFPDLPAGPPLGLGGLPFEGTEVELPEGSVLALYTNGLIHTRGADIDAALARLSQELSGSARSVEEMSRAVVEALLPAQPTDDVALLLARTRVLPADRVATWTLPAEAQAAGQARALMTEQLSVWQLDDMVFSTELIVSELVTNAYRYGGGPVTLRLILGPCLICEVSDTSSTSPHLRRARSTDEGGRGLFLVAQLTERWGTRYGREGKTVWTEQSLPPASSPG, encoded by the coding sequence ATGAGGCTGTTCAGCGAGAGCCCGGAGGATCCGTTCTCGATCGACCGGGCGGCCTCCGCGGTGGTGGACCACCGGGGAACGGTCGTGGGCTGGGGACGGCGCGCCGAGGAACTGCTGGGCCACCGGGCCGACGAGGTGCTGGGCCGCCCCGCGATCGAGGTCCTGGTGGACCCCGGCGACCGGGACCGTGTCACGGAAGCGGCGGCGGCGTGCCTGCGGGCCCAGGGCTGGTTCGGCGTCGTGCCCGTGCTCCATCGCGACGGCCACCGGGTGCGGATGGGGGTCCGTGGCCGCTGTGTCGCCCGGGAGGGGCCGTTCGCCGAGTGGTTCCTGGTCGGCGCGCCCGCCGAGGACGTGGTCCAGTGGGAAACCGACCGGGCGGTCCTGGAGGCGCTCTTCCGGCGGTCCCCCATCGGCCTCGCCGTCCACGCCCCGGATCTGCGGGTCCTGCGGGTCAACCGGGCCATAGCCGGTATCGGCGGCATCTCTCCCGAAGACACCCGGGGACACCGCATCGGCGACTTCCTGGTCGCCGAGGACGCGGAGACGATCGACGCCCGGCTGCGGCAGGTCCTCGAGACCGGCCACCCGATGATCTTCACCGAACAGTCCTGCCGGCTGCTCACCGCCCCGTGCCGGGAGCGGTTCGTCTCCGTTTCGGCGTTCCGGCTGGAGGATTCCACGGGAGAGGTCCTGGGCGTCACCCAACTGGTGGAAGACGTCACCGAAGGACACCGCGCCAGGCTACGCCTCGCCCTGATCAACGAAGCCGGTGCCCGCATCGGCACGACCTTGGACGTGGGCACGACCGCCCGTGAGCTGGTCGAGGTCCTCGTCCCCGAACTGGCCGACTGCGCCACCGTCGATCTCCTGGAACCCGTGAGCCGCGGCGAGGAGCCGTCCCAGGACGGCTTCGGACCGGTCCGCAGGGAGGCCGCCAAGTCGGTCGTCGCCCGCGCGGAGAAGGTCCTGCACCCGGTGGGCGGCCTCATCCACTTCGCGCCGGACACACCACAGGGCAGGTGCCTGGCCGAGAAGCGCCCCGTCCTGGTGGCCCATGTGGAGGGCGGCCTCGGCATGTCCACCGTGGCCCAGGAACGCGCCGCGGGCGCCGCGGCGCTCGGCGTCCACTCGGTCATGATGGTGCCCCTGGCCGCCCGGGGCCTCGTCCTCGGCTTCGTGACCCTGTGGCGGGCCCACAACCCCGAGCCGTTCGAGAGCGACGACCTCACCCTCGCCGACGAGTTCGCCGCCCGCGCCGCCGTCTGCATCGACAACGCCCGCCGCTACACCCGGCAGCATCAGGCCGCGCTGTCCCTGCAATGCCGCCTGCTGCCGGGCGAACTGCCCGAACTGTCGGCTGTCGACGTGGCGCACCAGTACATCCCCGCGGGCGCCGTGGAGGGCGTCGGCGGGGACTGGTTCGACGTCATCCCGCTCTCCGGGGCCCGTGTCGCCCTCGTCGTCGGCGACGTCATCGGCCACGGCCTCGACGCGGCGGCCACCATGGGCCGGCTGCGCACCGCCGTGCACACCCTGGCCGAACTCGACCTCGACCCCGAGGAGGTCCTCTCCCACCTGGACGACCTCGTGCACCGGCTGGCCGCCGAACAGGAGGTCAACAGCCGGGACTTCCCCAACGACCAGGTGACCGGGGCCAGCTGTCTGTACGCCGTGTACGACCCGGTGTCGGGGTGCTGTTCCCTGGCGCGCGCCGGTCACCCGCCGCCCGCGCTCGTCACCCCGGAGGGGCAGGTGAGCTTCCCCGACCTCCCCGCCGGTCCGCCCCTCGGTCTGGGCGGGCTGCCGTTCGAGGGCACGGAGGTCGAACTGCCGGAGGGAAGCGTCCTCGCCCTCTACACCAATGGGCTGATCCACACGCGCGGAGCCGACATCGACGCCGCACTGGCCCGCCTGTCCCAGGAGCTGTCCGGCTCCGCCCGGTCCGTGGAGGAGATGTCCAGGGCCGTCGTGGAGGCGCTGCTGCCCGCCCAGCCCACCGACGACGTGGCCCTGCTCCTCGCCCGGACGCGCGTCCTGCCGGCCGACCGGGTCGCCACCTGGACACTGCCCGCCGAGGCACAGGCCGCCGGGCAGGCCCGCGCCCTGATGACCGAGCAGTTGAGCGTCTGGCAGCTCGACGACATGGTCTTCTCGACCGAACTGATCGTCAGTGAGCTGGTCACCAACGCCTACCGCTACGGCGGCGGTCCGGTGACCCTGCGGCTGATTCTCGGCCCGTGCCTCATCTGCGAGGTCTCCGACACCAGCAGCACCTCCCCCCATCTGCGCCGCGCCCGGAGCACCGACGAGGGCGGCCGAGGCCTGTTCCTGGTCGCCCAGCTCACCGAGCGGTGGGGCACCCGCTACGGACGCGAGGGCAAGACCGTCTGGACCGAACAGTCCCTGCCGCCCGCCTCGTCACCCGGCTGA
- a CDS encoding NHL repeat-containing protein, producing the protein MMALNGSGKDAALAAERVITTLAGTGVAGSGGDGGPAAHAGLDQPRAVATDRTGAVYVAEWKGHRIRRISPDGRITTVAGTGKPGFGGDGGPAVEAQLNEPGGLVLDDDGNLYLADYWNHRIRKVSPDGIITTVAGTGEPGHGGDGGPAARALFNEPRGLALDGRGNLYVAEWKGHRVRRIAPDGVITTVAGTGEPGFGADGVPATTGALRNPIDVAVDGTGHLYIADCWTHRVRKVAPDGVITTVAGTGLPGYDGDGGPATATRLHQPRGVDLDGSGNLYVADSLNQRVRVLTPTGVITTVAGGADPDHDEDGAPALGAELYFPRAVAVDARGDLVVAECDSHRLRRITTVTGAAAAVALPSPVAGPGGVSVEPVAPPTVQRGHEFGLGARIRAHAPSPLDGADVTVELVLPEGLVTAADATRGPVRRTYPGGHPTSATGGSLDGVFRVRAAEATPPGRYEAALTIRHGSGPTTRETVHALCVVVAAPLPVADEHAFTVLQENVPQVAPDGSAALNVRYTAPAGRPVNPGRIPQRFTAPTGFVFEGRPLFRYPHAPHGARPKRVGYRLENSGRTLVVLANPHLNTVSADCGDLVCTLPLRALPSAAPGHCADGAAAIGALAPVPLLATVLAPGAP; encoded by the coding sequence ATGATGGCCCTCAACGGTTCGGGCAAGGACGCCGCCCTCGCTGCGGAACGCGTCATCACCACCCTCGCGGGTACGGGCGTGGCCGGCTCCGGCGGCGACGGCGGACCCGCCGCGCACGCGGGCCTCGACCAGCCCCGGGCCGTGGCGACGGACCGCACGGGCGCCGTGTACGTGGCGGAGTGGAAGGGCCACCGGATCCGCCGGATCTCCCCGGACGGTCGCATCACCACCGTCGCCGGCACGGGGAAGCCCGGTTTCGGCGGGGACGGCGGCCCGGCCGTGGAGGCCCAGCTGAACGAGCCGGGCGGCCTCGTGCTCGACGACGACGGGAACCTCTACCTCGCGGACTACTGGAATCACCGAATCCGTAAGGTCTCCCCCGACGGGATCATCACGACCGTCGCCGGTACCGGCGAGCCCGGCCACGGCGGCGACGGCGGCCCGGCCGCCCGGGCGCTGTTCAACGAGCCCCGCGGGCTGGCCCTCGACGGCCGGGGAAACCTGTACGTCGCGGAGTGGAAGGGCCACCGGGTCCGGCGCATCGCCCCCGACGGCGTCATCACCACCGTGGCGGGCACCGGCGAGCCCGGCTTCGGCGCCGACGGCGTCCCGGCCACCACCGGCGCGCTGCGCAACCCCATCGATGTCGCGGTCGACGGCACGGGGCACCTCTACATCGCCGACTGCTGGACCCACCGGGTCCGCAAGGTCGCCCCGGACGGTGTCATCACCACCGTCGCCGGTACCGGCCTGCCCGGCTACGACGGCGACGGCGGGCCCGCGACCGCGACCCGCCTCCACCAGCCGCGCGGCGTCGACCTGGACGGCTCCGGGAATCTGTACGTGGCCGACTCCCTGAACCAGCGCGTCCGCGTCCTCACGCCCACCGGTGTCATCACGACGGTGGCGGGCGGCGCCGACCCCGACCACGACGAGGACGGCGCCCCGGCCCTGGGCGCCGAGCTGTACTTCCCGCGCGCCGTCGCCGTCGACGCGCGGGGCGACCTCGTCGTCGCCGAATGCGACAGCCACCGGCTCCGCAGAATCACCACCGTCACCGGGGCGGCGGCCGCCGTCGCACTCCCCTCACCCGTAGCGGGCCCGGGCGGGGTGTCGGTGGAACCGGTCGCCCCGCCCACGGTCCAACGGGGTCACGAGTTCGGGCTGGGCGCGAGGATCAGGGCCCACGCCCCCTCGCCCCTCGACGGGGCGGACGTCACCGTGGAGCTCGTCCTTCCGGAAGGGCTCGTCACCGCGGCGGACGCGACGCGCGGCCCGGTCCGGCGCACCTACCCGGGCGGGCACCCGACGTCCGCGACGGGCGGTTCGCTCGACGGCGTCTTCCGGGTCAGGGCGGCCGAGGCCACCCCGCCCGGCCGCTACGAGGCGGCCCTGACCATCCGCCACGGCAGTGGGCCGACCACGCGCGAGACCGTCCACGCGCTGTGCGTGGTGGTGGCCGCGCCGCTTCCCGTCGCCGACGAGCACGCGTTCACCGTCCTTCAGGAGAACGTGCCGCAGGTGGCCCCCGACGGGTCCGCGGCGCTCAACGTGCGGTACACCGCGCCCGCCGGCCGGCCGGTGAACCCCGGCCGGATACCCCAGCGCTTCACCGCGCCCACCGGGTTCGTCTTCGAGGGGCGCCCGCTCTTCCGGTACCCCCACGCGCCGCACGGCGCGCGCCCCAAGCGGGTGGGCTACCGCCTGGAGAACAGCGGCAGGACGCTCGTCGTGCTCGCCAACCCGCACCTCAACACCGTCAGCGCCGACTGCGGCGACCTGGTGTGCACCCTTCCGCTCCGGGCGCTGCCGTCCGCCGCGCCCGGCCACTGCGCCGACGGCGCGGCCGCGATCGGCGCCCTCGCCCCCGTCCCGCTCCTCGCGACCGTCCTCGCGCCCGGGGCCCCCTGA
- a CDS encoding polysaccharide deacetylase family protein: MAASDKRDPLPEKLPWQWEEHEWRGHVERVRAGRSLKPDVWPQGAKAAVALSFDPDHESIPLRDGETRPGKLSQGEFGARVGIPRILALLERRSLPATFFMPAVCALLRPDEARGYTERGHEVGIHGWIHERNMELDPKNERDLMFRCADTLERLSGQRPVGIRTPSWDFSDATLAISRELGLLYDSSLMADDDPYEIVADGEPTGMVELPPEWIRDDAIYFPMDRYTALRPYAMPRHVVGIWRDEFDAAYAEGGLFQMTMHPHVIGHRSRMVVLEELLEHIAGHEGIWYATHAEVAAYVKSRSETDPQSEASS, from the coding sequence ATGGCCGCATCCGACAAGCGCGATCCTCTGCCGGAGAAGCTTCCCTGGCAGTGGGAGGAGCACGAGTGGCGGGGGCACGTCGAGCGGGTCCGCGCGGGGCGGAGCCTGAAGCCCGACGTCTGGCCGCAGGGCGCGAAGGCCGCCGTCGCCCTCTCGTTCGACCCCGACCACGAGTCGATACCGCTGCGGGACGGCGAGACCCGGCCGGGCAAGCTGTCGCAGGGCGAGTTCGGTGCCCGCGTGGGCATCCCGAGGATCCTGGCGCTGCTGGAGAGGCGCTCCCTTCCCGCCACGTTCTTCATGCCCGCGGTGTGCGCCCTGCTCCGCCCCGACGAGGCGCGGGGCTACACCGAGCGGGGACACGAGGTGGGCATCCACGGCTGGATCCACGAACGCAACATGGAACTGGACCCCAAGAACGAGCGCGACCTGATGTTCCGCTGCGCCGACACCCTGGAGCGGCTCAGCGGACAGCGCCCGGTCGGAATCCGTACCCCCTCGTGGGACTTCAGCGACGCGACATTGGCGATCAGCCGGGAACTCGGTCTGCTGTACGACTCCTCGCTGATGGCCGACGACGACCCGTACGAGATCGTTGCCGACGGGGAGCCGACGGGCATGGTGGAACTCCCGCCGGAGTGGATCCGCGACGACGCGATCTACTTCCCGATGGACCGGTACACCGCTCTGCGGCCGTATGCGATGCCGCGTCACGTGGTGGGCATCTGGCGGGACGAGTTCGACGCCGCGTACGCCGAGGGCGGGCTGTTCCAGATGACCATGCACCCGCATGTGATCGGCCACCGCTCCCGCATGGTGGTGCTGGAGGAATTGCTGGAGCACATCGCCGGTCACGAGGGCATCTGGTACGCGACGCACGCGGAAGTCGCCGCGTATGTGAAGAGCCGGTCGGAGACGGATCCGCAGTCGGAGGCCAGTTCGTAG
- a CDS encoding MFS transporter yields MRTLQAVRGFPLALRLLLLNQFGVDVGFYLLIPFLAEYLGQGLGMSAALVGLVLGTRNLSQEGLFLLGGSAADRIGPRAVIICGCALRTVGFALFAVGDSLPLLLGASALSGLAGAMFYPAMRAYVALEAGERKAEAFSLLTVSSTAASLVGLLLGSLLVTIDFRLCALSAAVVFAILTGAQVFLLPTYRVPSNRGTVLADWRAVFGDRRFVVFAFAVTGMFAMENQLYLLLPEGARQASGWQGAASVLLATGAVASMLFQLRITRLLARRGGGARWVGAGLAVIGLGFTPPLLICGAGPPHGFAESASRIVVMVTGSLLLYLGLMIAQPAVMDLIPRFGLERLTGTYYGLFYVFSGLVATGGNAAVGWAMDVAGATGHAWLPWMCCLCYGMVSASAALWLYRARALPCRPVPAPTALPVGAAESAVPGAPVGDGVGPSAASRLRGPARPFDDTADQSPR; encoded by the coding sequence ATGAGGACTCTACAGGCGGTCCGCGGGTTTCCACTCGCATTGCGATTGCTATTGCTCAACCAGTTTGGGGTGGACGTCGGCTTCTACCTCCTGATTCCCTTTCTGGCGGAATATCTGGGGCAGGGGCTCGGAATGTCGGCCGCCCTGGTCGGGCTGGTGCTCGGCACCCGGAACCTCAGCCAGGAGGGGCTGTTCCTCCTCGGCGGTTCGGCGGCCGACCGCATCGGCCCCCGCGCGGTGATCATCTGCGGCTGCGCCCTGCGGACCGTGGGTTTCGCCCTCTTCGCCGTCGGGGACTCACTGCCCCTGCTGCTCGGCGCGTCCGCGCTCAGCGGTCTCGCCGGGGCGATGTTCTACCCGGCGATGCGCGCCTACGTCGCGCTCGAGGCGGGGGAGCGCAAGGCCGAGGCGTTCTCGCTCCTGACCGTCTCCTCGACGGCCGCCTCGCTGGTCGGACTGCTCCTGGGCAGCCTGCTGGTCACCATCGACTTCCGGCTCTGCGCGCTCTCGGCGGCCGTGGTCTTCGCCATCCTCACGGGCGCCCAGGTGTTCCTGCTGCCGACGTACCGGGTGCCGAGCAACCGGGGCACCGTGCTGGCGGACTGGCGTGCGGTCTTCGGCGACCGCCGGTTCGTGGTGTTCGCGTTCGCCGTGACGGGCATGTTCGCGATGGAGAACCAGCTCTATCTGCTGCTCCCCGAGGGGGCGCGACAGGCGTCCGGCTGGCAGGGCGCGGCGAGCGTGCTGCTCGCCACCGGCGCGGTGGCGAGCATGCTCTTCCAGCTCCGGATCACCCGGCTGCTGGCGCGGCGCGGCGGCGGTGCGCGATGGGTGGGTGCCGGGCTCGCCGTGATAGGGCTCGGCTTCACACCACCGCTGCTGATCTGCGGTGCGGGACCACCACACGGCTTCGCCGAGTCGGCTTCCCGGATAGTCGTCATGGTCACGGGTTCGCTGCTGCTCTATCTGGGGCTCATGATCGCCCAGCCGGCGGTCATGGACCTCATCCCGAGGTTCGGGCTCGAGCGGCTGACCGGCACCTACTACGGGCTGTTCTATGTGTTCTCCGGGCTGGTGGCGACCGGCGGCAACGCCGCGGTCGGCTGGGCCATGGACGTGGCCGGGGCCACCGGGCACGCGTGGCTGCCCTGGATGTGCTGTCTGTGCTACGGGATGGTCTCCGCGTCGGCCGCGCTGTGGCTGTACCGCGCCCGGGCGCTGCCCTGCCGTCCCGTACCGGCCCCGACGGCCCTCCCCGTCGGGGCGGCCGAATCGGCGGTCCCGGGGGCGCCGGTGGGCGACGGCGTCGGGCCGTCGGCCGCGAGCCGGCTGCGGGGACCGGCCCGGCCCTTCGACGACACGGCGGACCAAAGCCCCCGGTGA
- a CDS encoding pyridoxal-phosphate dependent enzyme, which produces MADGHANPPRDSGSPAPITPVVDLQLSVDGIPGTLWLKLESHNPHGSIKGRTALALWQDVESRVDPEIGIVESTSGNLGLALAAVAAAHGVPFTAVVDPRSSASVVDAVRALGGRVVTVDKPDGAGGYLLSRIAYIRERLRVQPRLVWPNQYVNPANPRAHTLGTAPELWAQTGGRPATVLVAVSTGGTLAGFRDYVTACRPQWELIGVDVVGSAALGGVSGRRVLSGIGASRPSTFLPDGYRPALWITPQEAVSACLWLSESTGMGVGGSSGALIAAALKLLRASPRRDSVACLCPDGADRYFDTVFSAHWRERKGLEPVDVARGVEILATRDHAPPVPPPPRSPREESTP; this is translated from the coding sequence TTGGCCGACGGTCACGCGAATCCGCCGAGGGACAGTGGATCTCCGGCGCCCATCACCCCGGTTGTCGATTTGCAGCTTTCCGTGGACGGCATTCCCGGAACGTTGTGGCTGAAATTGGAATCGCATAATCCGCACGGTTCCATCAAAGGGCGCACCGCGCTCGCCCTGTGGCAGGACGTCGAGAGCCGGGTGGACCCCGAAATCGGCATCGTCGAGTCCACCTCGGGCAATCTCGGCCTCGCCCTCGCGGCCGTCGCGGCGGCGCACGGCGTGCCGTTCACGGCCGTCGTGGACCCCCGCAGCAGCGCATCGGTCGTGGATGCCGTACGCGCGCTCGGGGGACGTGTGGTCACCGTCGACAAGCCGGACGGCGCGGGCGGCTATCTGCTCAGCCGGATCGCGTACATACGCGAGCGGCTGCGCGTCCAGCCCCGCCTGGTCTGGCCCAATCAGTACGTCAATCCGGCCAACCCCCGCGCCCACACCCTGGGGACGGCCCCCGAGCTGTGGGCGCAGACCGGCGGGCGGCCCGCGACCGTCCTGGTGGCGGTGTCCACCGGGGGCACCCTGGCGGGCTTCCGCGACTACGTGACCGCCTGCCGGCCCCAGTGGGAGCTGATCGGCGTGGACGTCGTCGGCTCGGCCGCCCTCGGCGGGGTCTCCGGACGGCGGGTGCTGTCGGGCATCGGTGCGAGCCGGCCGTCCACCTTCCTGCCCGACGGCTACCGCCCCGCCCTGTGGATCACCCCGCAGGAGGCGGTGAGCGCCTGCCTGTGGCTGTCGGAGAGCACCGGCATGGGTGTGGGCGGGAGTTCGGGGGCGCTGATCGCGGCGGCGCTCAAGCTGCTGCGCGCCTCACCCCGGCGCGACAGCGTGGCCTGTCTGTGCCCGGACGGCGCCGACCGCTACTTCGACACCGTCTTCTCCGCCCACTGGCGCGAGCGGAAGGGGCTGGAGCCGGTGGACGTCGCCCGGGGGGTGGAGATCCTGGCCACCCGCGACCACGCCCCGCCCGTCCCACCACCACCGCGGTCCCCACGAGAGGAGTCGACGCCGTGA
- a CDS encoding diiron oxygenase, whose protein sequence is MSAADAKREWYDRAGVRSGPRRRLGGELATGRLFFPPGLVPYWEHPRVRALSERRRAELLARHLFQYLGFTAQFETRVVNRATERIAGGRSGVDTGTPVRLDAYRIYVDEGYHSLYSLDIIDQISAASRIPPAPYDFAPFLSRLDHVGEQALPDEPVLAQLLQVVVFEMLITAILNDVPKDPRVLTVVRDVVRDHARDEGWHHVFFSRFFRELWAQQPAAVRGRVARCLPELIRSSLLPDLRPVRASLAAAGLAPAVVEEVVHDSYPADRVNAGIRSAARHAIRLFEEVGVLSVPGGRTAFETAELLHD, encoded by the coding sequence GTGAGCGCGGCGGATGCCAAACGCGAATGGTACGACCGGGCCGGGGTGCGGTCCGGGCCGCGCCGCCGGCTGGGCGGCGAACTGGCGACCGGCCGGCTCTTCTTCCCGCCCGGCCTGGTCCCCTACTGGGAGCACCCACGGGTGCGCGCCCTGTCCGAACGCCGTCGCGCGGAGCTGCTCGCCCGCCACCTCTTCCAATACCTCGGCTTCACCGCCCAGTTCGAGACCCGGGTCGTCAACCGGGCCACGGAACGCATCGCGGGAGGCCGCAGCGGGGTCGATACGGGCACCCCGGTCCGGCTCGATGCCTACCGCATCTATGTGGACGAGGGCTATCACTCCCTCTACAGCCTCGACATCATCGACCAGATCTCCGCCGCGTCCCGCATACCCCCGGCCCCCTATGACTTCGCGCCCTTCCTCAGCCGGCTCGACCACGTCGGCGAGCAGGCCCTGCCGGACGAGCCCGTGCTCGCCCAACTGCTCCAGGTCGTCGTCTTCGAAATGCTGATCACGGCGATCCTCAACGACGTGCCGAAGGACCCCCGGGTGCTCACCGTCGTCCGGGACGTCGTCCGTGACCACGCGCGGGACGAGGGCTGGCACCACGTCTTCTTCTCCCGGTTCTTCCGCGAGCTGTGGGCCCAGCAGCCCGCCGCCGTGCGCGGACGCGTCGCCCGCTGTCTGCCCGAGCTGATCCGCTCCAGCCTGCTGCCGGACCTGCGTCCGGTACGGGCCTCACTGGCCGCCGCCGGACTGGCACCGGCGGTCGTGGAGGAGGTCGTCCACGATTCCTATCCGGCGGACCGGGTGAACGCGGGCATCAGGTCCGCCGCCCGGCACGCGATACGGCTGTTCGAGGAAGTGGGCGTGCTGAGCGTGCCCGGCGGCCGGACGGCCTTCGAGACGGCGGAGCTGCTCCACGACTGA
- a CDS encoding ornithine cyclodeaminase encodes MTEDLLFLDRSAVLACMTDVDPCAVVERVLRRQAEGRTTLPPEGYLPWTNGEGAYCRSLAMLGAVERDDGPPVLGVKLINAATSNPGHGRERAGGVGMVFDPETARPLMLAEAGWLSAARTAAYTMVSLTHLGPSRWDAMTVIGCGTLARAHIDLLARTFPHVGSVHLHDTAASRAEALAQWTREHHPRLKVHVQDRARAAVGAAPVVVTTTTTDRGYLPAGWLVPGTFVAHVSLDDLLPDVFLTAQGLFVDDVDLVADNPRRILGRMLRDGHVVARAEADVRGGARALDGTLGQVLIGERPAIRPTTGHVISNPFGMSVLDVGLLGEIHRVAVERGYGQVLTLY; translated from the coding sequence ATGACGGAAGATCTGCTCTTTCTGGACCGGAGCGCGGTACTGGCCTGCATGACGGACGTCGACCCCTGCGCGGTCGTCGAACGGGTGCTGCGGCGGCAGGCCGAGGGGCGCACCACGCTGCCGCCCGAGGGCTACCTCCCGTGGACCAACGGCGAAGGAGCGTACTGCCGCTCCCTCGCCATGCTCGGCGCGGTGGAGCGGGACGACGGTCCGCCCGTGCTGGGGGTGAAGCTGATCAACGCGGCCACCAGCAACCCGGGGCACGGCCGGGAGCGGGCCGGCGGGGTGGGCATGGTCTTCGACCCCGAGACCGCGCGCCCCCTGATGCTGGCCGAGGCGGGGTGGCTCAGCGCCGCCCGCACCGCCGCGTACACCATGGTGAGCCTCACCCACCTCGGGCCCAGCCGCTGGGACGCGATGACCGTCATCGGCTGCGGCACCCTGGCCCGCGCGCACATCGACCTCCTCGCCCGTACGTTTCCGCACGTCGGATCCGTCCATCTGCACGACACGGCGGCGTCGCGTGCCGAAGCCCTGGCGCAGTGGACGCGCGAGCACCACCCACGGCTCAAGGTCCACGTCCAGGACCGCGCGCGGGCGGCCGTGGGCGCGGCGCCCGTCGTCGTGACCACGACCACCACCGACCGCGGCTACCTGCCCGCGGGGTGGCTCGTCCCGGGCACGTTCGTCGCCCACGTCTCCCTGGACGACCTCCTGCCGGACGTCTTCCTCACCGCACAGGGCCTGTTCGTGGACGACGTGGACCTCGTGGCCGACAACCCGCGCCGGATCCTCGGCAGGATGCTGCGCGACGGTCACGTCGTCGCGCGGGCCGAGGCCGATGTGCGGGGCGGGGCCCGGGCCCTGGACGGCACGCTCGGCCAGGTGCTCATCGGCGAGCGGCCCGCGATCCGCCCGACCACGGGCCATGTGATCAGCAACCCGTTCGGCATGTCCGTGCTGGACGTCGGTCTGCTGGGGGAGATCCACCGCGTGGCCGTGGAACGGGGCTACGGGCAGGTGCTGACCCTTTACTGA
- a CDS encoding ornithine carbamoyltransferase: MGDTHDRQGPGHARGLFSLAELPPELITSLTGRSVELFRDRHAHDRPLDGQAVGVLFTKTSTRTRTAFTVGAIRLGATPVTFGPGDLQLNTGESVGDTGRVLGSMLDALVARTAGPLDELRELSREGRLPVVNAMAAQEHPSQGVTDLATLALTFGDLAGIRVLYVGEGNNTAVALAHGLAAVPRARLTLATPTGYGLPEDELAAAVRRADGAGARVRQIHDLALAPDEVDVVYTTRWQTTGTAKPDASWRETFRPFHVDEKLLGRWPQASFMHDLPAHRGDEVAGDVLDGPRSLAWTQAAMKLSGAMAILEWAAGPHG, encoded by the coding sequence ATGGGCGACACCCACGACCGGCAGGGCCCCGGGCACGCGCGGGGCCTGTTCTCGCTGGCCGAGCTGCCACCAGAGCTGATCACGAGTCTGACCGGGCGGTCGGTCGAGCTGTTCCGCGACCGCCACGCCCACGACCGCCCGCTGGACGGCCAGGCGGTCGGCGTGCTGTTCACCAAGACCTCGACCCGCACCCGTACCGCCTTCACCGTCGGTGCCATCCGGCTGGGCGCCACCCCGGTCACCTTCGGGCCGGGCGATCTGCAGCTGAACACCGGGGAATCGGTGGGGGACACCGGCCGGGTGCTGGGCTCGATGCTCGACGCGCTGGTGGCCCGCACCGCCGGCCCCCTCGACGAGCTGCGCGAGCTGTCACGGGAGGGCCGGCTGCCGGTCGTCAACGCCATGGCGGCCCAGGAGCACCCGAGCCAGGGCGTGACCGACCTCGCGACGCTCGCGCTGACCTTCGGCGACCTCGCGGGGATCCGCGTGCTGTACGTCGGCGAGGGCAACAACACGGCGGTCGCGCTCGCCCACGGGCTCGCGGCCGTGCCCCGTGCCCGGCTCACCCTCGCCACCCCCACCGGGTACGGCCTGCCCGAGGACGAACTGGCGGCGGCGGTACGACGGGCCGACGGCGCGGGCGCCCGGGTCCGGCAGATCCACGACCTCGCCCTCGCCCCCGACGAGGTGGACGTCGTCTACACCACCCGCTGGCAGACCACGGGCACCGCCAAGCCCGACGCGTCCTGGCGGGAGACCTTCCGCCCCTTCCACGTCGACGAGAAGCTGCTGGGCCGCTGGCCCCAGGCGTCGTTCATGCACGACCTGCCCGCGCACCGGGGCGACGAGGTCGCGGGAGACGTCCTCGACGGCCCCCGGTCCCTGGCCTGGACGCAGGCGGCGATGAAGCTGTCCGGTGCGATGGCGATCCTCGAGTGGGCGGCAGGCCCGCACGGCTGA